The stretch of DNA CGTCATCCGCGGCGGTAGTTGGCTTTCGCAAGAACAAGAGGGCGTCAGCGAAGCGATGGTCTGGTACCGCTCGCATGCCGCGCCGCGTTCGCCCAACAACTTTACCGGTTTTCGCTGCGTCAGGTAGGACAGAGACGTTCAACGTAGGGTCCGCTGTGCGGACCAAAGAACTGCTCGATTAAGATGGCCATGTGGTTAGCGCTGCCGGTGGTCCGCACAGCGGACCCTACGATCGCTTTCGGCTCTCCGCTTTTCTTCCTTCCGCATGTCCCTCGCTCGCGCTTCGGGCTACTATTTCAATGCGTCAACCTCCGTCCCTTCAAACGCAATTTTCGTCGTCTCGCGATCGAGTAGCGGCTTTAGTTCATACACGTTCGTGTAGCCGTAGTTGTGCAGCACAATGAAGGTGTGGATGTTGAGCGAGGCGAGCTTACTTTTCGGGGCGAACGCGATCGGGGCATTCTGGAAGTTGTTGTTGCAATAGATCAGCACCCGAGTCTCTTTGGTCGGGATCACTTTGGCGAGCGCTTCCTCGGTGATGTCGGGAAAGGTCAGGTTGACCGCCCCTTTGACATGCAGCAGCTTGTACATCGCCCGGCTGCGGCAATCGAGGACGATCGTCTGCGGATCTTTCGCCATCTCAATAAATTCCGCTTCCGACACGCGCCGCGGTTCGCGAATCGTGCGCACCACCTCCGCCTCTTGGGCGAACCCGTCGTAGTCGATCAGCGGATTGGCGAACTCGGCCGCCGCTTCGGCGGGAGCCAGGGAGTAAGAAATCGCGACGCCAGCGCCGATCAAACCGACGATAGCTGCCAGGCAAAAGGTGAGGACGCGCATCGTTTCGTCTCCCGCGAGTTGCAGACTAGGGAGCTTGCGGCGCCCGGTGCGCAGGAAGCTGCCTAAAGAGGGAGACGACGCTTGCGGGCAGAGAGTTTTCCGGGCGTCGGGAATTTTTTCCGATACTAGCCCGCTGCGCCAGCGAGAGAATGCGTTGTGCAAAATCCTGAGAGTTGAGTTGAGAACCTGGCAAAGAGCAAGAGACAGGCGTTGTTGGCGCTTCGATGGTCCCTATGCGCTTGCGAACGCATTGCCTCGCTGGCGCTGCGGGCTAGTTTCTCTACCCACCAACGTAGCGGGCGTAGAGCGTCCGCGCCACCGTCGGCTCCGTCGTACCGGCGATGATCGCGCGGCCGTCGGGGAAGATCGTCAGTACGTACTCGTCGACGTGCAGACGGAGCAGATACGGGTTCTTCTCGACGCGGCCGACGCCGTTTAGTTTTTCGGCGAGCGCTTCCAGCGAAACGCGGGGGCGGTCCGGGAAGCTGATCTGTACGGCGTTGCGGCCGCAGAGGACGCTTGATTGGCCGCCGAGGTCGCCGCGGAGCCATTCGTAGTTTTGCTGACCGCAGGCCGGGCAGTCGGCGTTGTCGCGAAGGTTGTCGAGCTTCACCTGACGCCAGCGATTTTCCCACAGGTCGATCACCACCAGGTCACGCTGCACGGCGTCGCGATTGCCAGAGAGCAGCTTGAGCGCTTCGGCCGCTTCCAGCGACGCGACGACGTTGACGATCGGGGCCACGACGCCAGCGGTGTCGCAGGTCGGCGTCATCTCGGCCGGGGGCGCTTCCGGCATCAGGCAGCGGAAGCAGGGCGTTTCGCCTGGCAGGATCACCATCATTCGCCCTTCGGCCCCGACGCAGCCGCCGTAGATCCACGGGATGCCGAGCTTTAGCGAGGCGTCGTTCAACAAAAAGCGAACGCCGAAGTTGTCGGTGCCGTCGATGATCACATCGGCGCCGTTGGCCAACTCCGTAATGTTGTGATAGTCAACATCGCAGACGTGCGGCTCGATGGTGATCTCGGAGTTGATCTGCCGCAGTCGCTGCTCGGCGGCGACTGCTTTCGGCAAACGATCGCGCACGTTTTGCTCGGTGTAGAGCACCTGCCGCTGGAGGTTGTTCCATTCCAAGAAGTCGCGATCGACGATCCGCAGCGTTCCAACCCCAGCGCGAGCCAACGTTTCGGCGATTACGCTGCCCAGGGCGCCCAGGCCGACGACCAGGGCCGAGCTTGAGGCCAGTTTCGCTTGACCCTCTTTGCCGATCGCATGGTAGGCGGTTTGGCGGGCATATCGATCTTCCGGCTTCGCCGCTGGTTCGCTCATCGCACGCTCCCGACCCACAGTCCGCTGAAATTAGAAGCCCCGACCACCTCCGCCGCGAGGCGATCGCACTCGATGCGCAAGTCGGCTGGAGTGACCGCCGACGCCGACTGACAACGCCACAAGATCTCCGGCTGTTCGACCGATGGCGTCAGCAGCGCTTCGTTCTCTTCGACGGAATTGATCACCACATCGGCCCAGTCTGGCGTCGCCTCTTTGCCCAAACAGGCGAGCGGCAAGTGCGGGGCGAACTGCTTGAAGTCTTGCAGGCGAATCCGCCCCGGCAAGATCGCCATCGTCACCGACGCCCAGGCCGATAGCCTGGCGACTTCCCCGGCAACGTCAGCATGATGTGCGTCGGAGAGATCAGCGATCAGAAACAAACCTGCCTGCAGCGCTTGCAGGCAAAGCTCTTCGGTCGGTTGCCGGACGATCGCGGCCAGGCCGGTTTCGCGCCAAGAGGAAAAGTCGGTAAGCTCGGCCTCCGTTGCCGCGGCGGCGCGCAGGACGAAGCGATGATCCTCGAGCCAAAGATGCGAGCCGCGGACATGCAAGTCGCGGAGGCCAAACGGCTGCGGCGCTCCGGTAACGCGATAGCAGTTGGGGGTCCGCGGCGTCCAGAAGTTTGGCTCGGGCAAAACCGCGCGAAACGGGGCCGGGCCATTTGCAGCAGGCTGAACGCGGTACTTGGCGGTCAGCGTTTGGGCGTGTCGGTTGGCCGGGCCTTCGACGCAGGTGTCGGCGGCGACCGGACCGTCGATCCAGAGTTCGACGCGGGCCTCCGACGTGGCGCCTTGGCGGATCGTCCAGGGATTGGCGGGAGTCATCGCGACTCCCTTCTACTCGTCGCGCGGGCCGAGCCGCACGCCGGAGCGCGACAACAGCGCTTCGGCCAGGGCGCGTCCGGTTCGCGAGTTTTGGTTTTGCGCCACTTCTTCCGGCGTACCGGTGGCGACGACCATGCCCCCTTCATCGGCGGCGCCAGGGCCCATGTCGATGATATAGTCGGCCGCCATCATCATGTGCAGGTTATGCTCGACGACAATTAGCGAGTGTCCAACCTGCAGCAGCGAGTTGAAGCAGTCGAGCAGCTGGGCGATATCGGCAAAGTGCAAACCAGTGGTCGGTTCGTCAAGCAAGAAGAGGGTCCGCCCCCGCTTCGACGAAGCGAGATAGCCGGCCAGTTTCAGACGCTGCGCTTCGCCCGCCGAGAGGGTGTTGGCGGGCTGGCCGAGACGCAGGTAATCGAGCCCGACGTCGATCAGCCGCTGCAGCTTGGCTTGCACCTTGGGTTGGCCGCGGAAGAAGACGAACGCCTCGCGGATGGTCATGTTCAATACCTCGGCGATGTTCTTGCCGCGGTACATGACTTCCAGCACGTCCTTCTTGTAGCGTCGCCCTTTGCACTCGGGGCACTTCATGTAGACGTCGGCGAGGAACTGCATGTCGATCGCGATGTGCCCGTCGCCGTCACATGCGTCACAACGTCCGCCGGCCACGTTGAAGCTGAAGTGGCTGGCCGTGAAGTTGTGCGTGCGGGCCTGGACGGTGGCGGCGAAGACGCTGCGAATTTCGTCAAACGCTTTGATGTAGGTGACCGGGTTGGATCGTGGCGAGCGACCGATCGGGCTTTGGTCGACCAGCACGACGTCGTCAATCTGGCCATCGCCAAAGACGTCGTCGCAGTCGAGCGGCTTGGGCGCCTCTTTTCGCTTGCGACGGCAAAGGGCGGGATACAGCGTGTTGTCGACCAGCGTGCTTTTGCCGGCGCCGCTAACGCCGGTCACGACGCAAAGGACGCCCAGCGGGAACTCGACTTCAATATTCTT from Blastopirellula retiformator encodes:
- a CDS encoding ThiF family adenylyltransferase codes for the protein MSEPAAKPEDRYARQTAYHAIGKEGQAKLASSSALVVGLGALGSVIAETLARAGVGTLRIVDRDFLEWNNLQRQVLYTEQNVRDRLPKAVAAEQRLRQINSEITIEPHVCDVDYHNITELANGADVIIDGTDNFGVRFLLNDASLKLGIPWIYGGCVGAEGRMMVILPGETPCFRCLMPEAPPAEMTPTCDTAGVVAPIVNVVASLEAAEALKLLSGNRDAVQRDLVVIDLWENRWRQVKLDNLRDNADCPACGQQNYEWLRGDLGGQSSVLCGRNAVQISFPDRPRVSLEALAEKLNGVGRVEKNPYLLRLHVDEYVLTIFPDGRAIIAGTTEPTVARTLYARYVGG
- a CDS encoding rhodanese-like domain-containing protein — encoded protein: MRVLTFCLAAIVGLIGAGVAISYSLAPAEAAAEFANPLIDYDGFAQEAEVVRTIREPRRVSEAEFIEMAKDPQTIVLDCRSRAMYKLLHVKGAVNLTFPDITEEALAKVIPTKETRVLIYCNNNFQNAPIAFAPKSKLASLNIHTFIVLHNYGYTNVYELKPLLDRETTKIAFEGTEVDALK